In Pongo abelii isolate AG06213 chromosome X, NHGRI_mPonAbe1-v2.0_pri, whole genome shotgun sequence, one DNA window encodes the following:
- the MOSPD2 gene encoding motile sperm domain-containing protein 2 isoform X2 yields the protein MAENHAQNKAKLISETRRRFEAEYVTDKSDKYDARDVERLQQDDNWVESYLSWRHNIVDETLKMLDESFQWRKEISVNDLNESSIPRWLLEIGVIYLHGYDKEGNKLFWIRVKYHVKDQKTISDKKKLIAFWLERYAKRENGKPVTVMFDLSETGINSIDMDFVRFIINCFKVYYPKYLSKIVIFDMPWLMNAAFKIVKTWLGPEAVSLLKFTSKNEVQDYVSVEYLPPHMGGTDPFKYSYPPLVDDDFQTPLCENGPITSEDETSSKEDIESDGKETLETISNEEQTPLLKKINPTESTSKAEENEKVDSKMRAFKKPLSVFKGPLLHISPAEELYFGSTESGEKKTLIVLTNVTKNIVAFKVRTTAPEKYRVKPSNSSCDPGASVDIVVSPHGGLTVSAQDRFLIMAAEMEQSSGTGPAELTQFWKEVPRNKVMEHRLRCHTVESSKPNTLTLKDNAFNMSDKTSEDICLQFATSSCETDCSPP from the exons ATAAGTCAGATAAATATGATGCACGTGATGTTGAAAGGCTACAACAAGATGATAACTGGGTTGAAAGTTACTTATCTTGGAGACATAATATTGTAGATGAAACACTGAAGATGCTCGATGAGAGTTTTCAGTGGAGGAAAGAAATTTCTGTCAACG ACCTTAATGAATCCTCCATTCCCAGATGGTTATTGGAAATTGGTGTTATTTATCTCCATGGTTATGACAAAGAAGGTAACAAATTGT TCTGGATCAGGGTGAAGTATCATGTAAAAGACCAGAAAACCATATCGGACAAAAAGAAGCTCATAGCATTCTGGTTGGAACGTTATGCTAAGAGGGAAAATGGGAAACCTGTAACAGTGATGTTTGACCTGTCAGAAACTGGAATAAATAGCATT gaCATGGACTTTGTACGCTTTATCATCAACTGCTTTAAGGTTTATTACCCTAAATACCTCT cAAAAATAGTGATCTTTGATATGCCTTGGTTAATGAATG CTGCTTTCAAAATTGTGAAAACCTGGCTTGGTCCAGAAGCAGTGAGCTTGTTGAAGTTTACAAGCAAAAATGAAGTCCAGGACTATGTCAGTGTAGAATACCTGCCTCCCCACATGGGTGGAACT GATCCTTTCAAGTATAGCTATCCACCACTAGTAGATGATGACTTCCAGACCCCATTGTGTGAGAATGGGCCTATTACCAGTGAGGATGAAACTTCAAGtaaagaagacatagaaagtGATGGCAAAGAAACATTGGAAACAATTTCTAATGAAGAACAAACACCTCTTCTTAAAAAG attAACCCAACCGAATCTACTtccaaagcagaagaaaatgaaaaagttgaTTCAAAAATGAGAGCTTTCAAGAAACCATTGAGTGTATTTAAAGGCCCCTTACTACACATCAG CCCAGCAGAAGAACTGTACTTTGGAAGTACAGAATCCGGAGAGAAGAAAACCTTAATAGTGTTGACAAATGTAACTAAAAATATAGTGGCATTTAAG GTGAGAACAACGGCTCCAGAAAAATACAGAGTCAAGCCAAGCAATAGCAGCTGTGACCCGGGTGCATCAGTGGATATAGTTGTGTCTCCCCATGGGG GTTTAACAGTCTCTGCCCAAGACCGTTTTCTGATAATGGCTGCAGAAATGGAACAGTCATCTGGCACAGGCCCAGCAGAATTAACTCAGTTTTGGAAAGAAGTTCCCAGAAACAAAGTGATGGAACATAG GTTAAGATGCCATACTGTTGAAAGCAGTAAACCAAACACTCTTACGTTAAAAGACAATGCTTTCAACATGTCAGATAAAACCAGTGAAGATATATGTCTACAA TTTGCCACCTCCAGCTGTGAAACGGACTGCAGTCCACCCTAA
- the MOSPD2 gene encoding motile sperm domain-containing protein 2 isoform X1 yields MAENHAQNKAKLISETRRRFEAEYVTDKSDKYDARDVERLQQDDNWVESYLSWRHNIVDETLKMLDESFQWRKEISVNDLNESSIPRWLLEIGVIYLHGYDKEGNKLFWIRVKYHVKDQKTISDKKKLIAFWLERYAKRENGKPVTVMFDLSETGINSIDMDFVRFIINCFKVYYPKYLSKIVIFDMPWLMNAAFKIVKTWLGPEAVSLLKFTSKNEVQDYVSVEYLPPHMGGTDPFKYSYPPLVDDDFQTPLCENGPITSEDETSSKEDIESDGKETLETISNEEQTPLLKKINPTESTSKAEENEKVDSKMRAFKKPLSVFKGPLLHISPAEELYFGSTESGEKKTLIVLTNVTKNIVAFKVRTTAPEKYRVKPSNSSCDPGASVDIVVSPHGGLTVSAQDRFLIMAAEMEQSSGTGPAELTQFWKEVPRNKVMEHRLRCHTVESSKPNTLTLKDNAFNMSDKTSEDICLQLSRLLESNRKLEDQVQRCIWFQQLLLSLTMLLLAFVTSFFYLLYS; encoded by the exons ATAAGTCAGATAAATATGATGCACGTGATGTTGAAAGGCTACAACAAGATGATAACTGGGTTGAAAGTTACTTATCTTGGAGACATAATATTGTAGATGAAACACTGAAGATGCTCGATGAGAGTTTTCAGTGGAGGAAAGAAATTTCTGTCAACG ACCTTAATGAATCCTCCATTCCCAGATGGTTATTGGAAATTGGTGTTATTTATCTCCATGGTTATGACAAAGAAGGTAACAAATTGT TCTGGATCAGGGTGAAGTATCATGTAAAAGACCAGAAAACCATATCGGACAAAAAGAAGCTCATAGCATTCTGGTTGGAACGTTATGCTAAGAGGGAAAATGGGAAACCTGTAACAGTGATGTTTGACCTGTCAGAAACTGGAATAAATAGCATT gaCATGGACTTTGTACGCTTTATCATCAACTGCTTTAAGGTTTATTACCCTAAATACCTCT cAAAAATAGTGATCTTTGATATGCCTTGGTTAATGAATG CTGCTTTCAAAATTGTGAAAACCTGGCTTGGTCCAGAAGCAGTGAGCTTGTTGAAGTTTACAAGCAAAAATGAAGTCCAGGACTATGTCAGTGTAGAATACCTGCCTCCCCACATGGGTGGAACT GATCCTTTCAAGTATAGCTATCCACCACTAGTAGATGATGACTTCCAGACCCCATTGTGTGAGAATGGGCCTATTACCAGTGAGGATGAAACTTCAAGtaaagaagacatagaaagtGATGGCAAAGAAACATTGGAAACAATTTCTAATGAAGAACAAACACCTCTTCTTAAAAAG attAACCCAACCGAATCTACTtccaaagcagaagaaaatgaaaaagttgaTTCAAAAATGAGAGCTTTCAAGAAACCATTGAGTGTATTTAAAGGCCCCTTACTACACATCAG CCCAGCAGAAGAACTGTACTTTGGAAGTACAGAATCCGGAGAGAAGAAAACCTTAATAGTGTTGACAAATGTAACTAAAAATATAGTGGCATTTAAG GTGAGAACAACGGCTCCAGAAAAATACAGAGTCAAGCCAAGCAATAGCAGCTGTGACCCGGGTGCATCAGTGGATATAGTTGTGTCTCCCCATGGGG GTTTAACAGTCTCTGCCCAAGACCGTTTTCTGATAATGGCTGCAGAAATGGAACAGTCATCTGGCACAGGCCCAGCAGAATTAACTCAGTTTTGGAAAGAAGTTCCCAGAAACAAAGTGATGGAACATAG GTTAAGATGCCATACTGTTGAAAGCAGTAAACCAAACACTCTTACGTTAAAAGACAATGCTTTCAACATGTCAGATAAAACCAGTGAAGATATATGTCTACAA CTCAGTCGTTTACTAGAAAGCAATAGGAAGCTTGAAGACCAAGTTCAGCGTTGTATCTGGTTCCAGCAGCTGCTGCTTTCCTTAACAATGctcttgcttgcttttgtcacctCTTTCTTCTATTTATTGTACAGTTAA